A genomic window from Streptomyces sp. HUAS YS2 includes:
- a CDS encoding DUF5997 family protein codes for MTAQHTPQTMKPATAAKKLGVYLPATPAEFQEGVVSRTELNALQTEPPAWLRDLRKNGPHPRPVVASKLGVSISGLARGGVTEALTTEQIDALKAENPEWLQKERATQAETRKEAVRIKEKNEEKNAERD; via the coding sequence ATGACAGCGCAGCACACCCCCCAGACGATGAAGCCCGCGACCGCCGCGAAGAAGCTCGGCGTGTACCTGCCGGCCACCCCCGCCGAATTCCAGGAGGGCGTCGTCTCGCGCACGGAGCTCAACGCGCTCCAGACGGAGCCGCCGGCCTGGCTCCGTGATCTGCGCAAGAACGGCCCGCACCCTCGGCCCGTGGTCGCGTCGAAGCTCGGCGTCTCGATCTCCGGGCTCGCCCGCGGCGGCGTCACCGAGGCGCTCACCACGGAGCAGATCGACGCCCTGAAGGCGGAGAACCCGGAGTGGCTCCAGAAGGAGCGCGCGACGCAGGCCGAGACGCGCAAGGAGGCCGTGCGCATCAAGGAGAAGAACGAAGAGAAGAACGCCGAGCGCGACTGA
- a CDS encoding winged helix-turn-helix transcriptional regulator has protein sequence MKKGSSQIAVDTDPELACPVGPVVDIVFSRWTTPILWTLNAHGRQRFVELERRIGRITPKVLTQRLRQLERDGLVVRTYYAEVPPRVEYEISELGRSLAPLFAHLAEWSADHLGRVEEAREAYDAAGGPR, from the coding sequence ATGAAGAAGGGGAGTTCGCAGATCGCCGTGGACACCGACCCGGAGCTCGCCTGTCCGGTCGGGCCGGTCGTCGACATCGTGTTCAGCCGCTGGACCACACCCATCCTGTGGACCCTCAATGCCCATGGCCGGCAGCGGTTCGTCGAGCTGGAACGGCGGATCGGGCGCATCACGCCGAAGGTGCTGACGCAGCGGCTGCGGCAGCTGGAGCGGGACGGTCTGGTCGTGCGGACGTACTACGCCGAGGTCCCGCCGCGGGTCGAGTACGAGATCAGCGAGCTCGGCCGCAGCCTCGCCCCGCTCTTCGCCCACCTCGCGGAATGGTCCGCCGACCACCTCGGGCGGGTGGAGGAGGCCCGTGAGGCCTACGACGCGGCCGGTGGCCCCCGGTAG
- a CDS encoding DUF998 domain-containing protein produces the protein MESVREIRRPSGARHRDMTGRSTVAALALAAGAIAAADLLNPQYSPVSEAVSRYVNGSAGWLVTLALVAIGAASALLAARLGRLPGGGVARRTGRTALAVWAGGVLVAAVFPADPPGHWSRPTLSEMVHGTAAMPAFVALPLAALVLAGPLGARWPAGRTALRALAAASVVTTVALAVCLVDVMDGPSLGVGSAPTLVGLVERLAIAADLAWLALAATAVSTGIRNDGNAHA, from the coding sequence ATGGAGAGCGTGCGGGAGATCCGGCGACCGAGCGGGGCCCGGCACCGGGACATGACAGGGCGGAGCACGGTGGCCGCGCTCGCCCTGGCAGCCGGGGCGATCGCGGCGGCTGATCTGCTCAACCCGCAGTACAGCCCGGTGAGCGAGGCGGTCAGCCGGTACGTGAACGGCTCGGCCGGCTGGCTCGTCACCCTGGCCCTCGTCGCCATCGGCGCAGCCTCCGCGCTGCTCGCCGCACGGCTGGGCCGTCTCCCGGGCGGCGGCGTCGCCCGCCGGACGGGCCGGACGGCCCTGGCCGTCTGGGCGGGCGGCGTCCTGGTCGCGGCGGTCTTCCCGGCGGATCCGCCGGGACACTGGAGCCGACCGACCTTGTCGGAGATGGTGCACGGCACGGCGGCCATGCCCGCGTTCGTCGCACTGCCGCTGGCGGCACTGGTGCTGGCCGGGCCTCTGGGTGCCCGGTGGCCGGCCGGGCGCACCGCACTGCGTGCGCTCGCGGCCGCGTCCGTCGTCACCACCGTTGCCCTCGCGGTGTGCCTCGTCGACGTGATGGACGGACCGTCCCTCGGCGTCGGCTCCGCGCCGACCCTGGTCGGACTCGTGGAACGGCTCGCCATCGCCGCCGACCTGGCGTGGCTGGCGCTCGCCGCGACGGCGGTCTCCACCGGGATCCGGAACGACGGGAACGCCCATGCTTGA
- a CDS encoding TetR/AcrR family transcriptional regulator — protein sequence MVRAGVTAARLTEAAALMADEIGIDKVTVSALARQFGVKDASLYSHVKNLRELRVRVALLSGEEMTDRIAVAVAGRSGKEALVAFADAYRDYALAHPGRYAASQMRMEPEEVAGSVGLRRSVELTYGMLRGYGLTDPDLTDAARLLRSTFHGYIHLELSGGFAHSREVRESWSRSLDALHVLLTNWPTRPEGNA from the coding sequence ATGGTGCGCGCGGGTGTGACGGCGGCCCGGCTGACGGAGGCGGCCGCGCTGATGGCGGACGAGATCGGGATCGACAAGGTCACCGTCTCCGCTCTGGCCCGGCAGTTCGGCGTGAAGGACGCGAGCCTGTACTCGCACGTCAAGAACCTGCGCGAGCTGCGGGTCCGCGTGGCGCTGCTGTCCGGCGAGGAGATGACCGACCGCATCGCCGTCGCCGTGGCCGGCCGGTCCGGCAAGGAGGCGCTCGTCGCCTTCGCCGACGCGTACCGCGACTACGCATTGGCGCATCCCGGCCGGTACGCGGCGTCCCAGATGCGAATGGAACCGGAGGAGGTCGCGGGCTCCGTCGGACTGCGCCGCAGCGTCGAGCTGACGTACGGAATGCTGCGCGGCTACGGCCTCACCGATCCGGACCTGACCGACGCGGCCCGGCTGCTGCGCAGCACCTTCCACGGCTACATCCACCTGGAGCTCAGCGGCGGCTTCGCGCACTCCCGCGAGGTGCGCGAGTCCTGGTCGCGCTCGCTGGACGCGCTCCATGTCCTGCTGACGAACTGGCCCACCCGGCCCGAGGGGAACGCGTGA
- a CDS encoding enoyl-CoA hydratase/isomerase family protein, with product MPDEPHVLLRTEGCAGFITLNRPRAINALTHSMVLRIDEALTAWEADPAVATVVIEGAGERGLCAGGDIRAIHDDARAGGTASAAFWRDEYRLNARIARYGKPYVAFMDGIVMGGGVGVSAHGSVRVVTERSRVAMPETGIGFVPDVGGTYLLSRAPGELGTHLALTGTPVGAADALTAGLADHFVPSEDLPRLAVELGRVPAHEAVARFARTAPAGTLDERREWIDSCYAADRVETVVERLFDVGTPEAKEAATTLQTKSPTALKATLAAIRRARYADSLESVLDMEYRLSCAALSSADLVEGIRAQVVDKDRDPRWSPATLAEVTDADVARYFAVPAGGDLGLSAPA from the coding sequence ATGCCCGACGAGCCGCACGTGCTCCTGCGCACCGAGGGGTGCGCGGGATTCATCACCCTCAACCGGCCGCGGGCGATCAACGCGCTGACCCACTCGATGGTGCTGCGCATCGACGAGGCGCTCACAGCGTGGGAGGCCGACCCGGCCGTCGCGACCGTCGTCATCGAAGGGGCGGGGGAGCGCGGGCTGTGCGCGGGCGGCGACATCCGCGCCATCCACGACGACGCCCGCGCCGGCGGCACGGCTTCGGCCGCCTTCTGGCGCGACGAGTACCGGCTCAACGCGCGCATCGCCCGCTACGGCAAGCCGTACGTGGCGTTCATGGACGGCATCGTGATGGGCGGCGGCGTCGGCGTCTCGGCCCACGGGTCCGTCCGCGTCGTGACCGAACGCTCGCGCGTGGCCATGCCCGAGACCGGCATCGGCTTCGTGCCCGACGTGGGCGGCACGTACCTGCTGAGCCGTGCCCCCGGCGAGCTCGGCACCCACCTCGCTCTCACCGGGACGCCGGTCGGCGCCGCGGACGCGCTGACGGCCGGGCTCGCGGACCACTTCGTACCGTCGGAGGACCTGCCCCGGCTCGCCGTCGAACTCGGCCGCGTACCCGCGCACGAGGCGGTGGCCCGGTTCGCGCGGACCGCCCCGGCCGGCACGCTCGACGAGCGGCGCGAGTGGATCGACTCCTGCTACGCGGCCGACCGCGTGGAGACCGTGGTGGAGCGGCTGTTCGATGTCGGCACGCCCGAGGCGAAGGAGGCCGCGACCACTCTGCAGACCAAGTCGCCCACCGCGCTGAAGGCCACCCTCGCCGCGATCCGGCGGGCCCGGTACGCGGACTCGCTGGAGTCCGTCCTCGACATGGAGTACCGGCTCTCCTGCGCCGCGCTGTCCTCCGCCGACCTGGTGGAGGGCATCCGCGCGCAGGTCGTCGACAAGGACCGCGACCCGCGCTGGTCCCCGGCCACGCTCGCGGAGGTGACGGACGCGGACGTCGCCCGGTACTTCGCCGTTCCGGCCGGCGGCGACCTCGGCCTCTCGGCGCCCGCCTGA
- a CDS encoding TetR/AcrR family transcriptional regulator has protein sequence MAPKQQRGEATVDRLLTTALQVYAASGQQGFTVNAVTAASGVSLGSLYHHFGSFDGLAAGLYIRCLGQLCDEVFDSLARTRTVRTGVRALVTSYLRFTVEHRDAALFLHASAYSGYLAAHATEIRAFKATKFGAIAEWLRPLMEAGEIAALPTPVIEVLVMGPIEETARRWLSSTYDIDLAQAARILPERILRSLEP, from the coding sequence ATGGCGCCTAAGCAGCAGCGAGGCGAGGCGACCGTCGACCGGCTGCTGACGACCGCTCTGCAGGTGTACGCCGCGTCCGGGCAGCAGGGGTTCACCGTGAACGCGGTGACCGCGGCCAGCGGCGTGAGCCTGGGCAGCCTCTACCACCACTTCGGCAGCTTCGACGGGCTCGCCGCCGGCCTCTACATCCGCTGCCTGGGGCAGCTCTGCGACGAGGTCTTCGACTCGCTGGCCCGAACACGCACCGTGCGCACCGGAGTCCGCGCGCTGGTCACCTCGTACCTGCGGTTCACCGTGGAGCACCGGGACGCGGCGCTGTTCCTGCACGCCTCGGCCTACTCCGGCTATCTGGCCGCCCACGCCACGGAGATCCGCGCGTTCAAGGCGACGAAGTTCGGGGCGATCGCGGAGTGGCTGCGCCCGCTCATGGAGGCCGGCGAGATCGCCGCGCTGCCGACGCCCGTGATCGAGGTGCTGGTGATGGGCCCGATCGAGGAGACCGCGCGGCGCTGGCTGTCCAGTACGTACGACATCGACCTCGCCCAGGCCGCACGCATCCTCCCCGAACGGATCCTGCGCTCCCTGGAACCGTGA
- a CDS encoding SGNH/GDSL hydrolase family protein: protein MPSGPSSPSGAYQRYVALGDSQSEGVGDGDDVAGLRGFADRLAERLTAAEPEVRYANLAVRGRLAGQVRAEQLGPALELRPDLATVVAGVNDLLRPGFDAAEVVGHLEEMFAALRSAGADVATVTFPDIGRITPLARPLAPRVYDLNRRIRAAAARHGVVVAECEGHPVTTDPRLWSSDRLHASPLGHDRIAAALADALGLPGSDDTWTRPLPPQAVPTGARAAAAELRWVAGFLGPWIGRRLRGRSSGDGRTAKRPDLLPLDAA from the coding sequence ATGCCGAGTGGTCCCAGCAGTCCCAGCGGCGCCTACCAGCGCTACGTCGCCCTGGGCGACAGCCAGTCCGAGGGGGTCGGTGACGGGGACGACGTCGCCGGGCTGCGCGGGTTCGCCGACCGGCTGGCCGAGCGGCTCACGGCCGCCGAACCCGAGGTGCGGTACGCGAACCTGGCGGTACGGGGACGGCTCGCCGGCCAGGTACGCGCCGAACAGCTCGGCCCCGCGTTGGAGTTGCGCCCCGACCTGGCCACGGTCGTGGCCGGGGTCAACGATCTGCTGCGGCCGGGGTTCGACGCGGCGGAGGTCGTCGGTCACCTGGAGGAGATGTTCGCCGCGCTCCGGTCCGCCGGAGCCGACGTGGCCACCGTGACCTTCCCCGACATCGGTCGGATCACCCCGCTCGCCCGGCCGCTCGCGCCCCGCGTGTACGACCTGAACCGGCGGATCCGCGCCGCCGCGGCGCGGCACGGCGTGGTGGTCGCCGAGTGCGAGGGGCACCCGGTCACGACCGACCCGCGGCTCTGGTCATCGGACCGGCTGCACGCCAGCCCGCTGGGGCACGACCGCATCGCGGCGGCGCTCGCCGACGCGCTGGGCCTTCCCGGCAGCGACGACACCTGGACCCGGCCTCTGCCGCCGCAGGCCGTCCCCACCGGTGCGCGGGCGGCTGCGGCCGAGCTGCGCTGGGTGGCCGGGTTCCTCGGCCCCTGGATCGGCCGCCGCCTGCGCGGCCGGTCGTCCGGCGACGGCCGCACGGCCAAGCGCCCGGACCTGCTGCCGCTCGACGCGGCCTGA
- a CDS encoding alpha/beta fold hydrolase translates to MTKTETGTLTVPGATLHYEVRGSGPVLLLIPGGAGDAGLYAGMAPGLAERYTVVSYDQRGMSRSPLDGPVGDQRVEVWADDARRLLDLVAPDEEADVLGCSSGAIVALTLLARHPGRLRRVVAHEPPLVELLAEPEPYRALFAEVRELLRQEGLEAAVARFSEGLGDGRKEPERATDPAPEIREMMPRMIANMPVFLEHVLCPFTASVPDLTVLRASSDRLVLAAGRDSLGQEALYGPAARLAELLGSKVVEFPGGHLGATEEPREFGALLTTILS, encoded by the coding sequence ATGACGAAGACCGAGACCGGCACCCTGACCGTGCCCGGCGCGACGCTGCACTACGAGGTGCGGGGCAGCGGCCCGGTGCTGCTGCTGATACCGGGCGGGGCGGGGGACGCCGGCCTGTACGCGGGGATGGCCCCGGGGCTGGCCGAGCGGTACACCGTGGTCTCGTACGACCAGCGCGGGATGTCCCGCAGCCCGCTCGACGGCCCGGTGGGCGACCAGCGGGTGGAGGTGTGGGCCGACGACGCGCGCCGGCTGCTCGACCTGGTCGCGCCGGACGAGGAGGCCGACGTCCTCGGCTGCAGCTCGGGCGCTATCGTCGCGCTCACCCTCCTTGCCCGGCACCCCGGCCGGCTGCGCCGCGTCGTGGCGCACGAGCCGCCCCTGGTGGAGCTGCTGGCGGAGCCCGAGCCGTACCGCGCCCTGTTCGCGGAGGTACGGGAGCTGCTGCGGCAGGAGGGTCTCGAAGCGGCGGTGGCGCGGTTCAGCGAGGGGCTGGGCGATGGCCGGAAGGAGCCCGAGCGCGCGACCGACCCCGCCCCGGAGATCCGGGAGATGATGCCGCGCATGATCGCCAACATGCCCGTCTTCCTGGAGCACGTGCTGTGCCCGTTCACGGCGAGCGTTCCGGACCTGACGGTGCTGCGCGCGTCCTCGGACCGGCTGGTCCTCGCGGCCGGGCGGGACTCGCTCGGGCAGGAGGCGCTGTACGGGCCCGCCGCGCGGCTGGCGGAGCTGCTGGGCTCGAAGGTGGTGGAATTCCCGGGCGGCCACCTCGGCGCCACTGAGGAACCGAGGGAGTTCGGCGCCCTGCTGACCACGATTCTTTCCTGA
- a CDS encoding LysR family transcriptional regulator substrate-binding protein has translation MTRSEDPTADSPSFRLAYVPGVTPAKWVRIWNERLPGIPLLLTPVAAADALDVLRGRGADAGFVRMPVDDEDLSAIPLYTETTVVVVPKDHLVAAADEISVDELADEILLHPLDDTLDWERPPGRPAFERPATTADAIELVAAGIGLLVVPQSLARLHHRKDLTYRTVTGTPQSRIALSWPKDETTDMVEDFIGIVRGRTVNSSRGRRADAEESKGQAGKPAAGRKPGAGRATGKAGGKATGKTGGKTQGGRPAARGARAGGAGGTKGGGKPGKPRRRS, from the coding sequence GTGACACGCTCGGAAGACCCCACCGCAGATTCCCCCTCGTTCCGCCTCGCGTACGTGCCCGGCGTGACCCCCGCGAAGTGGGTACGGATCTGGAACGAGCGCCTGCCCGGGATCCCGCTGCTGCTGACCCCCGTCGCCGCCGCCGACGCGCTCGACGTGCTGCGCGGCCGCGGGGCCGACGCGGGATTCGTACGGATGCCGGTGGACGACGAGGACCTGAGCGCGATCCCGCTCTACACCGAGACCACGGTCGTCGTGGTCCCCAAGGATCATCTGGTGGCCGCGGCCGACGAGATCTCCGTCGACGAGCTGGCCGACGAGATCCTGCTGCACCCGCTCGACGACACCCTCGACTGGGAGCGCCCGCCGGGCAGGCCCGCGTTCGAGCGTCCGGCGACCACCGCCGACGCGATCGAGCTGGTCGCCGCCGGCATCGGACTCCTGGTCGTACCGCAGTCCCTGGCGCGGCTCCATCACCGCAAGGACCTTACGTACCGGACGGTCACCGGCACCCCGCAGTCGCGCATCGCGCTCTCGTGGCCGAAGGACGAGACCACCGACATGGTGGAGGACTTCATCGGCATCGTCCGCGGCCGGACCGTGAACAGCTCGCGCGGGCGCCGGGCCGACGCGGAGGAGTCGAAGGGGCAGGCCGGGAAGCCGGCGGCGGGGCGGAAGCCGGGCGCGGGCCGGGCGACCGGCAAGGCCGGTGGCAAGGCCACCGGGAAGACCGGCGGCAAGACCCAGGGCGGCCGGCCGGCAGCCCGGGGCGCGCGGGCGGGCGGCGCCGGCGGTACGAAGGGCGGCGGCAAGCCGGGGAAGCCGCGCCGCAGGTCGTAG
- a CDS encoding SDR family oxidoreductase: MIVVTGGTGNVGRSLVRILAAAGERVTATSRGISAADVPEGVRHGAADLADIESLRPLLDGADALFLQNGGPSAHLLNPWDITGAAKSAGVGRVVLLSSLGVVTRPDSASHGDTARGFEDAVRESGLDWTILRPGGFASNAFAWVPSVRERRAIAAPFADTGLPVVDPDDIAEVAAAALREEGHAGHVYELTGPALNTPRELAAAIGAALGEPVRFVEQTRAEAHAEMARFMPEPVVETTLDILGEPTPEEQRISPDVERVLGRAPRSFADWAARNAAAFR, from the coding sequence GTGATTGTCGTGACGGGCGGAACCGGTAACGTCGGGCGCTCTCTCGTTCGGATCCTGGCCGCCGCCGGAGAGCGGGTCACCGCCACTTCGCGGGGCATCTCGGCGGCGGACGTGCCCGAGGGGGTACGGCACGGGGCGGCGGACCTGGCCGACATCGAGAGCCTTCGTCCTCTCCTCGACGGCGCGGACGCGCTGTTCCTCCAGAACGGCGGCCCCAGCGCGCACCTCTTGAACCCGTGGGACATCACCGGCGCCGCCAAGTCCGCCGGCGTCGGACGAGTCGTCCTGCTCTCCTCGCTGGGCGTCGTGACGCGGCCTGACTCGGCCTCGCACGGCGACACGGCCCGCGGCTTCGAGGACGCGGTGCGGGAGTCGGGTCTCGACTGGACGATCCTGCGGCCCGGCGGCTTCGCCTCCAACGCCTTCGCCTGGGTCCCGTCGGTCCGCGAACGGCGCGCGATCGCCGCGCCGTTCGCCGACACCGGCCTGCCGGTCGTCGACCCCGACGACATCGCGGAGGTCGCCGCCGCCGCCCTGCGCGAGGAGGGGCACGCCGGCCACGTCTACGAGCTGACCGGCCCGGCCCTCAACACGCCCCGCGAGCTGGCCGCCGCGATCGGCGCGGCCCTCGGTGAACCGGTGCGCTTCGTGGAGCAGACGCGGGCGGAGGCGCACGCGGAGATGGCGCGGTTCATGCCGGAACCGGTCGTGGAGACGACCCTCGACATTCTGGGCGAGCCGACCCCCGAGGAGCAGCGGATCAGCCCGGACGTCGAACGCGTCCTGGGTCGCGCGCCGCGCTCCTTCGCGGACTGGGCCGCGCGGAACGCCGCCGCGTTCCGGTAG
- a CDS encoding AurF N-oxygenase family protein gives MASSIVRPDTEGRDKERDEDRDEHSVARRLLASAAVLAYDPATEVDWDTPLDKDFHGASPEWCSLYGTAYWDEMTDAQRKELTRQEAASVASTGIWFEMILQQMVLRDIYAKDPTDAKFQWALTEIAEECRHSIMFARGAAKLGAPAYKPPRYVLELGRAFKTIAFGEAAYAAILVAEEVLDVMQRDWMRDERVVPFVRTINNIHVVEESRHMKFARDETRRRLAGAGRVRRQIQAFVVAIASYFIVTSMVNKQVYANAGLDTERALAEARANQHHKSMMRSSCSGLMDFLASARLLTRPALMFYKRAHLI, from the coding sequence ATGGCCAGCAGCATCGTCCGACCGGACACCGAGGGCCGGGACAAAGAGCGGGACGAGGACCGGGACGAGCACTCGGTCGCCCGGCGGCTGCTCGCCTCGGCCGCCGTCCTCGCCTACGACCCGGCCACCGAGGTCGACTGGGACACGCCGCTGGACAAGGACTTCCACGGCGCGAGCCCCGAGTGGTGTTCCCTCTACGGCACCGCGTACTGGGACGAGATGACCGACGCGCAGCGCAAGGAGCTGACCCGGCAGGAGGCCGCCTCGGTCGCCAGCACCGGCATCTGGTTCGAGATGATCCTGCAGCAGATGGTGCTCCGCGACATCTACGCGAAGGATCCGACCGACGCGAAGTTCCAGTGGGCGCTCACCGAGATCGCCGAGGAGTGCCGGCACTCGATCATGTTCGCCCGCGGCGCCGCGAAGCTCGGGGCCCCGGCGTACAAGCCGCCCCGCTACGTGCTCGAACTCGGCCGCGCGTTCAAGACGATCGCCTTCGGCGAGGCCGCGTACGCCGCGATCCTCGTGGCCGAGGAGGTCCTCGACGTCATGCAGCGCGACTGGATGCGCGACGAGCGGGTGGTGCCCTTCGTCCGCACCATCAACAACATCCACGTGGTCGAGGAGTCGCGGCACATGAAGTTCGCCCGCGACGAGACGCGCCGGCGCCTCGCCGGCGCGGGGCGGGTGCGCCGGCAGATCCAGGCGTTCGTCGTCGCCATCGCCTCGTACTTCATCGTCACCAGCATGGTGAACAAGCAGGTCTACGCGAACGCCGGGCTCGACACCGAGCGCGCCCTCGCCGAGGCGCGGGCCAACCAGCACCACAAGTCGATGATGCGGTCGAGCTGTTCGGGGCTGATGGACTTCCTCGCCTCCGCCCGCCTGCTGACCCGGCCGGCGCTGATGTTCTACAAGCGCGCCCACCTCATCTGA
- a CDS encoding FAD-dependent oxidoreductase, whose protein sequence is MTYAITQTCCSDATCVAVCPVNCIHPTPEERAFGSTDMLYIDPKACIDCGACADACPVDAIFPVESLTGPRKEYAALNAAYYEDGDAAEAEAAAAAGPGAAAEAEAAAEPVAARSADHGPNFHVWGEPSFSRVLPSDFAPLRVAVVGTGPAGMYAAQDLLLHTDAEVTLVDRLPVAGGLVRYGVAPDHPATKKVGETFSRFHDHPRVRMYLGLDVGEDITTEELAAHHDAVVYAVGASADRRLAVPGEDLPGSLSATAFVAWYNAHPEVAPDAIDLSAERVVVVGNGNVALDVARILLADPDALARTDIADHALAALRAGKVREVVLLGRRGPEDAAYTVPEMLALKHLPGVDLVVDDHDPRIGEAIETAGPKGKAAILGDVPRRSVDWTLPPEDGRRIVLRFHSAPAEVLGDDRVRTVRTENAAGTRDIPAGMLLRAIGYRGARVADLPFDETAGTIPHEAGRVVGRPGTYVVGWIKRGPSGGIGANRTCAAETVGTLLADAVAGALPAPSPAHGAKPFHRLVRRRTTHLVDARGLGAIERAETARGAADGRPRVKLATVGELVAASKRRSRWGLAR, encoded by the coding sequence ATGACGTACGCCATCACCCAGACCTGCTGCAGCGACGCCACCTGCGTCGCCGTCTGCCCGGTCAACTGCATCCACCCCACGCCGGAGGAGCGGGCCTTCGGCAGCACGGACATGCTGTACATCGACCCCAAGGCCTGCATCGACTGCGGTGCCTGCGCCGACGCCTGCCCGGTCGACGCGATCTTCCCGGTGGAGTCCCTGACCGGCCCGCGCAAGGAGTACGCCGCCCTCAACGCGGCGTACTACGAGGACGGCGACGCCGCAGAAGCCGAAGCCGCCGCGGCAGCCGGACCCGGAGCCGCCGCGGAAGCCGAGGCCGCAGCCGAGCCCGTCGCGGCACGATCGGCCGACCACGGCCCCAACTTCCACGTCTGGGGCGAGCCGTCCTTCTCCCGCGTCCTGCCGTCCGACTTCGCGCCCCTGCGGGTCGCTGTCGTCGGCACCGGCCCGGCCGGCATGTACGCGGCGCAGGACCTGCTCCTGCACACCGACGCCGAGGTGACGCTCGTCGACCGGCTGCCCGTCGCCGGCGGCCTGGTCCGCTACGGCGTCGCGCCCGACCACCCGGCGACCAAGAAGGTCGGCGAGACCTTCTCGCGGTTCCACGACCACCCGCGGGTGCGGATGTACCTCGGCCTGGACGTCGGCGAGGACATCACCACCGAGGAACTCGCCGCCCACCACGACGCGGTCGTCTACGCCGTCGGCGCGTCCGCCGACCGGAGGCTGGCCGTCCCCGGCGAGGACCTGCCCGGCAGCCTCTCCGCCACCGCCTTCGTGGCCTGGTACAACGCGCACCCCGAGGTCGCCCCCGACGCGATCGACCTCTCCGCCGAGCGGGTCGTCGTGGTCGGCAACGGCAACGTCGCCCTCGACGTCGCCCGCATCCTGCTCGCCGACCCCGACGCCCTCGCGCGTACCGACATCGCCGACCACGCGCTCGCGGCGCTGCGCGCCGGCAAGGTGCGCGAGGTCGTGCTGCTCGGGCGTCGCGGCCCCGAGGACGCGGCGTACACCGTGCCGGAGATGCTCGCCCTCAAGCACCTGCCCGGGGTGGACCTCGTGGTCGACGACCACGACCCCCGGATCGGTGAGGCCATCGAGACGGCCGGGCCCAAGGGCAAGGCCGCGATCCTGGGCGACGTACCGCGCCGGAGCGTCGACTGGACGCTCCCGCCCGAGGACGGCCGCCGCATCGTGCTCCGCTTCCACAGCGCTCCGGCCGAGGTGCTGGGCGACGACCGGGTCCGGACCGTACGCACCGAGAACGCCGCCGGCACCCGGGACATCCCGGCCGGCATGCTGCTCCGGGCCATCGGATACCGCGGCGCACGCGTCGCCGACCTGCCCTTCGACGAGACTGCCGGCACCATCCCGCACGAGGCCGGCCGGGTCGTCGGCCGGCCGGGCACCTACGTCGTGGGCTGGATCAAGCGCGGCCCCTCCGGCGGCATCGGCGCCAACCGCACCTGTGCCGCCGAGACCGTCGGCACCCTGCTGGCCGACGCCGTCGCCGGCGCCCTCCCCGCACCCTCACCCGCGCACGGCGCCAAGCCCTTTCACCGTTTGGTCCGTCGCCGCACCACCCACCTCGTCGACGCCCGCGGTCTCGGCGCCATCGAACGCGCCGAGACCGCACGCGGCGCCGCGGACGGCCGCCCGCGCGTCAAACTCGCCACCGTCGGCGAACTGGTGGCGGCGTCGAAGCGCCGCAGCCGCTGGGGGCTCGCCCGCTGA
- a CDS encoding class I SAM-dependent methyltransferase: MNDRTAEISAYWDAAAAAFDDEPDHGLRAERTRAAWAARLRSWVGAETASPRVPADALEVLDIGCGTGSLSLLLAEAGHRVTGVDLAPRMVEQARAKLRDAGLPARFLVGDASRPPTGVDRFDVLLCRHLVWTLPDPHAALREWAGMLRPGGRLVLVEGRWREAGQTGTPYVAGAASLPWSGGVTAEELAAAVRPSVASLRIEPLSGEADLWGGPVDDERYALVAEV; the protein is encoded by the coding sequence ATGAACGATCGCACCGCTGAGATCAGCGCCTACTGGGACGCCGCCGCGGCGGCCTTCGACGACGAGCCGGACCACGGACTGCGGGCCGAGCGGACCCGCGCCGCCTGGGCCGCGCGGCTGAGGTCCTGGGTCGGGGCGGAGACGGCGAGCCCTCGCGTCCCCGCCGACGCCCTGGAGGTCCTCGACATCGGGTGCGGCACCGGGTCGCTCTCGCTGCTCCTCGCCGAGGCCGGCCACCGGGTCACCGGCGTCGACCTGGCGCCCCGCATGGTGGAACAGGCCCGCGCGAAGCTCCGGGACGCCGGCCTGCCGGCGCGGTTCCTGGTCGGTGACGCGTCACGGCCGCCGACCGGGGTGGACCGTTTCGACGTCCTGCTGTGCCGGCACCTCGTGTGGACGCTGCCCGACCCGCACGCAGCGCTGCGGGAATGGGCCGGGATGCTCCGGCCGGGTGGGCGGCTCGTCCTGGTGGAGGGCCGGTGGCGCGAGGCCGGGCAGACGGGGACGCCGTACGTGGCCGGGGCCGCGTCGCTGCCCTGGAGCGGCGGCGTCACCGCGGAGGAGTTGGCCGCGGCGGTGCGGCCGTCGGTCGCCTCGCTGCGGATCGAACCGCTCAGCGGCGAGGCCGACCTGTGGGGCGGCCCGGTGGACGACGAGCGCTACGCCCTGGTCGCCGAGGTGTGA